One Nostoc sp. CENA543 genomic window, TTCAACCTTGAGGGGTGGACGGTTTTCGGGGTCTAGTTGGCATAAAGCGCGAGCTATTCCCAAGCGTACAGAGTCGGCTTGTCCGGTCAAACCGCCGCCTTCTGCTTTAACTAGAATGTCGTACTCGTTTTCTAGTCCCAAGGTTTCTAAAGGAGCTTTGATGACTCCTAAATAATTGGCATTGAACTGGAAATATAAGTCTCCAGGTTTGCCGTTGACAATCAATTGACCGCTACCAGGAACGAGACGCACCCGTGCGACTGCGGATTTACGGCGACCAGTACCCCAGTACACGGCGCGGCCGCTATTTGCTTCTGCTACTACCATTAACTTTCTGCTCCAGGAATTGTATTAATGTTGAGTTCTTTGGGTTTTTGCGCTGCGTGGGGATGTGTAGGCCCTGCGTAGACTTTCAGTTTAGTAAATAACTGCTTACCCAAGCTATTTTTAGGTAACATACCTTTGATGGCGTGTTCCACAATTCTTTCTGGTAAACGCTGTTGCAGTTTGGCAAAGGTTTCAGTCTTCATTCCACCAGGACGGCCAGAGTGACGACGGTAGAGTTTCTGTGTCCGTTTTTTGCCTGTAACTGCGACTTTCTCAGCATTGATGACAATTACAAAGTCCCCTGTGTCTAAGTGGGGGGTATAGTGAGGTTTGTTTTTGCCTCTTAAAACCATTGCGACTTCGCTGGCGAGGCGACCGAGACGTTTATCTGTGGCATCTACTACGTACCACTCATGCTCAAGAGAGTCTTGAGGAGGAAGGTAGGTTTTACTCATCATTGTGTATTATCCTTTGTCATTTTTTTTGGAGTCCATAGTCAATAGTTAGAGCAGTTGACTATTGACCGTTGACTCTTGACTAATCACTAATTTTGGCATGGTGTCATACCAAACATCAGGGGAAAAGGGAAAGTCAGGGTAGCCGACTCGCAATAGACATAAGCCTTGCGGTGGTGCAGCATACTTGACTTCTTGGCGGCGTTGCTCTTTCCAGATGTCGGTGAAACTAGCGAGGGTTCTTTGTCCAGAACCTACCTGTGCTAGCATCCCTACTAACAACCGCACCATGCCATATAAAAATCCATCTGCTTGAATTTCAATATGGATAAACGACCCTTGACGATGACACTCTACTGCTTGCACTTCCACCCAGGAATGCGATCGCTTTGACCCAGCGCGATGAAAAGCTGCTAAGTCATGCTTTCCCAAAAGTGGTTTTAAGGCAGCTTGCATGAGTGATTCATCTAAAGGCGGATGATAATAATGCCAACTGAAGGGTTTGACAAACAAGTTGGGACAACCTTCAGTATAAATGGTGTAGCGATACCGCCGATACGCTGCACTAAAACGGGCGTGCCAACGGTCGTTGACACTTGCTGAAGCCCTGATTAATATATCGTCGGGCAAATAACTATTTAAAATTGCTGCCCACCTATGTGCCGGAATCAAACTTGCTGCATCAAAATGGGCTACTTGTGCCGCAGCATGGACTCCGCTATCGGTGCGTCCTGCACCGTGGAGTGTGACATGATGTCCCAATATATTAGCGATCGCTGTCTCGATTTCTTCTTGGACTGTGCGATGTTGCTTTTGCCGTTGCCAACCATGAAAATGAGTGCCTAAGTATTGAATTACTAAGGCGACTCGCTGAGTTGGTTCTGGTTGGTGGCTCGCTAACATAGGATTTTGGGCAGTGCTGAGTGCTGAGTTATGAGTGCTGAGTAAAAATAATAGGTTTTTCCTCTTGCCTTCTGCCTCTTGCCTTCTGCCTCCTGCCTTCTCTACACTAGTTCGATGATTGCCATTTCCGCATTATCTCCACGGCGGGGAATGGTGTGGAGAATGCGGGTGTAACCACCTTGACGATTGGCGTAGCGTGTGGGGGCTTGCTCAAATAGAGCATGAACTAGCTGTTTGTCGTAGATATAGCCTAAAGCTTGACGACGTGCTGTTAATGAACCGTCTTTAGCCAGAGTAATCATTTTATCTACTTCAGAGCGCAAGACCTTGGCGCGGACTAAAGTAGTGGTAATCTTACCATGACGAATCAGTTCGGTGGTGAGCGATCGCAGTAAAGCGCGACGCTGGTCAGCTGGTTTACTCAGTTTTTTAACCCGGCAACGGTGACGCATAAAAATCTACTTTGAAATAATTAACGGTGTTGGTTTAGCTGTGTTTAGAGCTTCTTTCTTGCGGTAAAGTAATACCTAGACGGCGTTGCAGTGCTTCCACTACCTCTTCTGCTGACTTCTGTCCGAAGTTCTTAATCTCTAACAAATCTTCTTGGGTGTAATCCAACAAGTCTGCCACAGAGTTAACCTGCGCTCGCTTGAGACAGTTGTAAGCCCGCACAGAAAGTTGTAACTCTTCAATGGGGATTTGCGCTGTGGGGTCGTCAGGAATCTCTGAACTTGTATCTGTAGGTTCAAGGGAGATATCTTTCAGGGGATTAAATAGGTCTACCAAAATCCCAGCTGCTGAAGATAGTGCTTCTTGGGGTGAAAGACCACCATTCGTCCAGACTTCTAAAAGCAGCCTGTCTTTGGGAATCGAACCATCTCCACGCGCTTCTTCAACGCTGTAGTTGACTTTTCGTACGGGCATAAATACTGAGTCGATTTGCAAAAAGTCTAGGGATGTGGCTTCTTCACGCCCCCTTTCTACAGTGCGATACCCTTTGCCTCTCTCAATGCGAAATTCCATTTCCAGTTTGCCTCCCTCGGCAACGGTGGCGATATACTGGGTAGGATCAATGACTTCGACTTCACTTGGCAAATCAAAATGTGCCGATGTCACGGTTGCTGGCCCATTCACCAACAATCGACCGATTTGGGGTTGAGAGGAGTAACTCTTGAGAATCACATCCTTCATTCGCATCAAGATATCTAGGACATCTTCCCGCACGCCTGGAACTGTGGCAAACTCGTGAGTAACCCCAGCAATTCTGACGGCTGTAACTGCTGTTCCTTCTAAATTTGAAAGTAAAACCCGACGTAGAGCGTTGCCAACTGTTGTGCCTTGACCACGTTCTAGAGGTTCTAAGATAAACTTACTGTAATGACTCCGACTTTCTTCTGTACTGGACTCTACACATTCAATTTGAAATTGCGCCACGGAGTAGCCTCCCTTATTTAAGGTGCTGCTAGCAGGCAAGTTGATTGCCTCTGGAATTTAATTTATTGCCTTGGGCCTGCTTTTGGTGGATCAAACTGCCAAATTTGAGAAATTCGCTAAATTTGACACACCTACTGAGCTTACGGGCATTCATTATAGTTGTGAGCGATTGTAACCTTAACAGCCCTCCCCAGTGGAAGAGCTGATATGCTTTTGATCACTCCAGCCGTCGGAATAGCTCCAGCTATCACCCTGCTTGGCAGGTTGTTCACTAACTTACCAGCACTATTTACAGGTGATTGCTGTTGATGAAACGTCTTACCCTCAATGGCCAATAGCTTAAGTGTTTAGACTCGGCGGCGTTTGGGTGGACGGCAACCATTGTGAGGAATGGGAGTGATATCCCGAATGAGTGTAATTTCCAGTCCTGCACCTTGCAATGCACGAATTGCAGTTTCTCGTCCTGCTCCTGGGCCACTCACCATGACCTCAATTTGGCGCATTCCTTGGTCGATAGCTCGACGGGCAGCACTTTCAGCAGCAGTTTGGGCAGCAAAGGGAGTTCCTTTCTTAGCCCCTTTGAATCCACTAGAACCTGCACTAGCCCAGGAGATCACATCTCCGTTTTGATCGGTAATAGTGACAATGCTATTGTTGAAAGTAGACTGGATGTAAGCCATCCCGTTGGGGACGTTACGTTTTTGTTTCTTGCTGCCAGTTTTTTTAGTTGGTTGTCTTGCCATATTCGTTTAGTTAATCTAGGGGAAAACTTGCTGAGATCAGCAGCAAGTATACGAAATTTACTTACCAGGAGCTTTCTTCTTACCTGCTACAGTCTGCCGTCTGCCTCGACGGGTTCTAGCATTGGTACGGGTTCTTTGACCTCTGACTGGCAAGCCCATACGGTGACGACGACCTCTATAGGTACCGATGTCAACCAATCGCTTGATATTCATCGCTTCCCAGCGTCGCAAGTCACCTTCAACTTGATAGTTGCTTTCGATTTCCGCACGCAAAGCTGCGATATCAGCATCACTCAGTTCTTTAACACGGGTATCAGGATTAACTCCTGTATCCGCCAGAATTTGTTGTGATCTGGTTAATCCAATTCCGTAGATATAAGTGAGACCAATTTCAACGCGTTTGTCGCGTGGCAGGTCTACTCCGGCAATACGTGCCACAATTAATTCTCCCTATTGTTACTGCAATTACTGGTGGAAAACGCTAACTCAGTGAATCAGTGCTGAGTTACAAGTGCTGAGTTATGAGTGAGATACTTTACTTCCTTGGGGGATGCCTTCCCCGACTACTAACAGAACCCGTTCCTCGGAACTGCCAAATAGCATTAATGCTCAAGTTTCGTTTTCCACTCAACACTCAGCACTTTCAATCACATTACCCTTGACGTTGTTTGTGTTTGGGGTTGATGCAAATCACCATGACGCGACCACGGCGTTTGATCACGTTACACTTTTCACAAATTTTCTTGACTGAAGCTCTGACTTTCATGTCGTTTGCAAATGACTCCAAATATTAAATTATAGCATTTCTAGAAAAATTTATCCAATTAAGTAAATG contains:
- the rpsI gene encoding 30S ribosomal protein S9 — protein: MVVAEANSGRAVYWGTGRRKSAVARVRLVPGSGQLIVNGKPGDLYFQFNANYLGVIKAPLETLGLENEYDILVKAEGGGLTGQADSVRLGIARALCQLDPENRPPLKVEGYLTRDPRSKERKKYGLHKARKAPQYSKR
- the rplM gene encoding 50S ribosomal protein L13; the encoded protein is MSKTYLPPQDSLEHEWYVVDATDKRLGRLASEVAMVLRGKNKPHYTPHLDTGDFVIVINAEKVAVTGKKRTQKLYRRHSGRPGGMKTETFAKLQQRLPERIVEHAIKGMLPKNSLGKQLFTKLKVYAGPTHPHAAQKPKELNINTIPGAES
- the truA gene encoding tRNA pseudouridine(38-40) synthase TruA, with the protein product MLASHQPEPTQRVALVIQYLGTHFHGWQRQKQHRTVQEEIETAIANILGHHVTLHGAGRTDSGVHAAAQVAHFDAASLIPAHRWAAILNSYLPDDILIRASASVNDRWHARFSAAYRRYRYTIYTEGCPNLFVKPFSWHYYHPPLDESLMQAALKPLLGKHDLAAFHRAGSKRSHSWVEVQAVECHRQGSFIHIEIQADGFLYGMVRLLVGMLAQVGSGQRTLASFTDIWKEQRRQEVKYAAPPQGLCLLRVGYPDFPFSPDVWYDTMPKLVISQESTVNSQLL
- the rplQ gene encoding 50S ribosomal protein L17 — encoded protein: MRHRCRVKKLSKPADQRRALLRSLTTELIRHGKITTTLVRAKVLRSEVDKMITLAKDGSLTARRQALGYIYDKQLVHALFEQAPTRYANRQGGYTRILHTIPRRGDNAEMAIIELV
- a CDS encoding DNA-directed RNA polymerase subunit alpha gives rise to the protein MAQFQIECVESSTEESRSHYSKFILEPLERGQGTTVGNALRRVLLSNLEGTAVTAVRIAGVTHEFATVPGVREDVLDILMRMKDVILKSYSSQPQIGRLLVNGPATVTSAHFDLPSEVEVIDPTQYIATVAEGGKLEMEFRIERGKGYRTVERGREEATSLDFLQIDSVFMPVRKVNYSVEEARGDGSIPKDRLLLEVWTNGGLSPQEALSSAAGILVDLFNPLKDISLEPTDTSSEIPDDPTAQIPIEELQLSVRAYNCLKRAQVNSVADLLDYTQEDLLEIKNFGQKSAEEVVEALQRRLGITLPQERSSKHS
- the rpsK gene encoding 30S ribosomal protein S11, with amino-acid sequence MARQPTKKTGSKKQKRNVPNGMAYIQSTFNNSIVTITDQNGDVISWASAGSSGFKGAKKGTPFAAQTAAESAARRAIDQGMRQIEVMVSGPGAGRETAIRALQGAGLEITLIRDITPIPHNGCRPPKRRRV
- the rpsM gene encoding 30S ribosomal protein S13 encodes the protein MARIAGVDLPRDKRVEIGLTYIYGIGLTRSQQILADTGVNPDTRVKELSDADIAALRAEIESNYQVEGDLRRWEAMNIKRLVDIGTYRGRRHRMGLPVRGQRTRTNARTRRGRRQTVAGKKKAPGK
- the rpmJ gene encoding 50S ribosomal protein L36, with amino-acid sequence MKVRASVKKICEKCNVIKRRGRVMVICINPKHKQRQG